tccccagagcgCTTTGCTTAGCTCAAGTGTGAATTCTTGTCTACTACTTAGGATCAGTTCACTTGGGAGGTGTTTTAAGAACTGTGAAATATAATGACATTTCCAACCCGACCTGCTGTGGTCCAGCAGCATGTTACAGTAGTGGTAGCTGTTGATATTTTGTTGATACTAGGTCCTAGTATAATATTTGCTGCTATAATAGTAGTAACTAGTTCTAGTCTCCTAGGACTATAGTAGGTCCTAGGAGTTGTTTTGTGTCTGTGGTCCCTGTCAGACCACAGAGCAGGCATGAACCATTTTGAATGAGACCCCAGCTACTCCAGTTACCTGTGACTGTGGCAGATGGGACCTGAAGATCCCAGTAGTCCTTCATAGGCTTCTATTTCTAAAGTGACTTCACTGACTGCAAAATAGCAGTATTTACCTTTATGCACATAAGCTAGTAGTAGGCTATAATAAGCAATCTAAGAACTAGCTGTAAAACCATTGGAAGTATGGCTCCATTGCAGTTAAAGGTGAGCTAAATCAACACTGGGATGCCTCCTTCTGCCTTTCACTTTGTGACACCCTGCCACAGCAAATTCAGTTTtatatggttttcttttttgttagaTTAGTATTCTCCCAGTGTAGCACCCCAGCTCAGGTCATCAAATAGTTATGTGAATGTTGTGTAGTAGTGTTGTTCCTTGACCTACAACAAATGTACAAGGTCCAAGACTGTAacagtttcctttcttctccataACTTTTGCAGGTACTGGGGCTTCTAGTGTGGACCTTGATAGCTGGAACAGAATACTTTCTATATCCAGCCTTCGGCTGGGTGATGTTTGTAGCTGTGTTTTACTGGGTTCTCACAGTCTTCTTTCTGATCATCTATATGACAATGACCTACACCAGGATCCCCCAGGTGCCATGGACCATGGTGGTAAATACACCCCTTCTTTGTTGTTTCAGGTTTGCTTCATTATGAAGAGACTAAAATATTAATGCATTCTATGGGTGTAGTTAACCAACTGTACTTGTGCTTTTTACAGAATTTTCCCTAATTACTGTGTGGCTGCATACTTGCAGTGTGTAACCTTTATACTACCCAGACACTTTTAGAACACTTTTCCTATGatgtttcactgtttttcagtGGCTGGTGCAGTTACTTGATTTTTAATGATGTCTGTGTGACTGTTGCACAGTGGCCTTTTTTTTATCCCTGTAGTGATTACGTCCCATGAAGAACAAGTCTGTTCCTGCCTCTGAGCTAACAGACCTGGCCATATGTTTTAAACAGCAGAAATCCCTATTTGAAACAACGCCATGAATTGGCAGTGGGACCCTggttttaaaacagcaaaaacaaagGTGGTTCAGAGGTGGCAACAGTCTGAGAATCCATATATGGTCTACTGTGAAAATGGTGCTGAAAATTAGTGTTAGATACATAAATGTTAAATATGTGTTACATAATTCTTTGCTTTGAGCTCAAGACTTAATGCAAGTCAGATAAACAGCTAATGTAATTACAGAAAAATTTCCCatgcatttaaaattcagatcCAGATTTTATATATGGATCAAATCTGGCTATCTGCACCACTCAATGGTATATTTTACATGATTTTCGTAACAGGCTGGTGTTCAGGGTAATAGATCCTAAAAGTCATTGTCATCTCAGCCAACTGGCTGTTTGGGACTCATCCAAAAATTACTATAAATTTTAGCTGTGCATTTGCCTGATACAGTGAGATGCTGTTATctgctttctttgccttttttttttcttttttcctactaGCTAAAGATTATTGACTAGAATTCTGTTATTTTTGGTGATATTTGATTGTTGTATTGCAAACAGCTTGTTATCGACTGTATTTTGTACATGGCCCAAATGGAATACTCTTTTCTTTTAGTCTTCCTGTTTGCTGCTGTAATAAATAGCCAGCTATAGCAATTACTAATAAGAACAGCCAAGCTATGTTAAGATAGCTTCTCTGTTTTCAAGTTTCATGACCAGCAATTGCCATTAAGGCTATAACACTGCTATAGAAATGTTGGATTATTTCGATTACAGCAGTTATGTGTTTGGGTACATTTGAAGATgtgggttggttgttttttccccattgcaTTAAATGTAAGTAAAGTACATTCAAAAGGAAAGCATCTTTGTATCCACTTGGATACAGTTTTAGTCATTGCCCCTGTTTCATTAGTTTAACACTAACTGTTTCAGACAGCAGCTGCACATCAGTAAGTTGCCCCTGATTTGTGTAGTAGAGAAGCTGGAGTATTTGATTTGTTTCTACCTCATATTGAGCGTATTTCTTGCTCTGAGTTCCAGACATACTGTAGATAAGCTTACATAAGTGTAGGTCCAAAAGGTAATCTCCTTTTATAGAAAAAggtaatatgaaaataaatgcaaaataaataaaagatgctTGCATTCCAGCTTGTTTTCCCCTAAGGTAAAATTTAAAGGCTGTTGGGAACAGCCTTCGAATTTGACCTCTGCCACTCCTGGCTGGCCAAGAGAAAGGCTGTGTCTCTTCAGAGAGATGTTGTTAATGTCTTCAGTCAAGACAGCATGATATACACGTATCTGAACGACTGAGCTTATGTCCATCTTATCTCATTCTCTGAAGTATCCTGAATTTCAGTCTCTGCTACTTATTGCTCTGCCTCCTTAGGCGACAGTTAGTTCAAATGATGCCTATTGTATGTAGTATCCGAAATTACATCTGGACTTCTCTGTCATAAATTCACTTTTTGCAGCTTAAGCACATTACCAGATTGCTTAAGATGCAGTTACTTTTACTGCAAATTAGCCCAAAGGATGTGCTTAAAAACTGATTCTCCTTAATAGTGCGTGTTCTTCGCTAAAACAATCAATGCAACCTTTTAAAATCTGGTAAACTTGAACTTAAGAAACAGATGGTAATTTAGCATGAACCATTTGGTTTGAGTAATATATTGGCAGTAAAGGCCCAATCAGCATGCACTGCATTCCATCTTCCCCAAAAGTGTTATTTCGCAGAGCAGCACTTCTCAAAAATtatgtgctttttttctcttctatatTACAAGATATTGCAGGAATTTACAGAGGCAGAGcggttgatgtcatctgcctggacttgtcaAAAACGTTCGaaactgtcccacatgacatcgcTGTCTCCacattggagagacatcaatttgatagatggaccacttgatggataaagagctggctggatggccgcacacaaagagttgtggccaACGGCTCAGTGTCCAGTTGGAAAcctgtaacgagtggtgtcctcAGGGATCAATgatgggaccggtcttgttcaacatctttgtcgctgacatggacagcgggattgagaacgccctcagcaagtttgccaatgacaccaagctgtgtggtttggttgatatgctggagggaaggaatgccatccagagggaccttgacacgcttgtgaggtgggctgatgccaacctcatgaactTTAACCTTGTGAAGTGCAAGggcctacacctgggtcagagcaatcccaggcacagctacagtttgggcagagaagagattcagagcggccctgcggagaaggacttggaggtgttggttgatgagaaaatgaacatgagctggcagtgtgtgcttgcagcctagaaacatatcctgggctgcatcaaagggagtgtgaccagcaggtcgaaggaggtgatcctgcccctctactctgctctcgtgagacctcacttggagtattgtgtgcagttctggtgtcctcaagataaaaaggacatggaactgctggaacaagtccagaggaggccacgaggatgatcaggggactggagcacctcccatatgaatacaggctgagaaagttggggctgttcagcctggagaagagaaggctgcgtggagacctcatagcagccttccagtatctgaagagggcctatagggatgctggggagggactcttcgttaggaactgcagcgacaggacaaggggtaatgggttaaaacttaaacaggggaagtttagattggacataaagaggaaattctttactgtaagggtggtgaggcgctggaatgggttgcccagggaagttgtgaatgctcaatCCCTCacggtgttcagggccaggttggacagagtcttggatgacatggtttagtgtgaggtgtccctgcctatggcaggggggttggaacttgatgatcttaaggtcctttccagccctaactattctataattctatgaatttGTAGCTTTCCAGGGTATTTGAGTCtttttggaaagggaaaaagggaaatctaAAAAGCCACAACAATAAATAGGCAACCAAATTCGGAGTTTGAAAATCAGTGCTTTACAGAAATTCACCTGAACCTGCCAATTGCTGGTATCTTATCCTAAAATTGACTGGTTTATTACTGCAGTGCCCAGATAACACGAGAGGCCAGATCTGTGGATAGAGATAGTACTTTTTATTAGATCAACTGATACAGGTGAGATAAACGCCCTCATTTATAAATGTGTGAATCAAATCTCAAGTGCCAAGCCTTGGACTTCATCTGAGCGCTTCTCTGCGGAAGGGTGGAAAAGTGGCTCTTTTCCAAATGCCCTGAAGTTGCGAGGACTTAGCTACAGGGTGACAGGCATGGCCTTCAGCCTGCTCTGAAAACTGTAAGAAGGCTTTTTGGATAGGAAATCTCACATAGCCGGTGGTGACCTGAAGACTGATGTGTGGAAAGATGACAGCACAGCATGCTGCTCCCTGGAGGGGCCTGCAGTTGAGGAAGCATACTTGGGGAATAGCTTCCCTTCAGAAAGGTTTGAACCCTGTGTGTCAGAGGAGCATGCAGCAGTGAGCCACACTCCACCACGTCTGAAGTAAGCTCTGCCAGAACCAAATGTCCTGGATATGGATGTGAGGTGCTTCCATACCAAACACTTCAAGCTGTTGATCAGTACTTTGGGGCACTGTAGGAACTGCCACCTTCTGAACttcttgggctttttttaaGATGCTACAAGAATTGGTAAACttggctactggtaaacccaggacactagtAAAGTCAGTAGTGAATAATTGGCATATATTCCTAGCACCCACTGCGTCACACCATGGAAGTTAATAAGTGGAGCTGAATTAGTATGGTAACATTAGAGACAGCCAAGGAAACAGTTAGGGGTTATGATATGTGTGACATACATGCATATGAGTGCATACATGGGGCCAAAAAGGGAGCAGATCACGTACATCATTAGGAGCTGGTATAATTGAGTTACCAATTCCTGCAGTTGTAACTAGGTGCAGAGTATGTCACAAGTATTCCATTTAAACATGGTTCCAGTGAGCTAAAAGTATATTTTATGGCCAAATTCATATGTATTAGACAAGCAGCAGGGTGGAGTTCTaggggatttctttttttttttttttgtaagaatgAACTTCCTTTAGCCATGTCCAAGTAGTGAGTAAAAGACAAAGTATTAAAAtaacatactttaaaaaaaccctgttacCTTCTTATCTGTCTTTGATCTTCTTAGAATTcaattcttccttcctttcctgttctctctgacatgcaaaaccagaacaaactggttttgtttgttgtctgTACTGTTATCTGAGATCAACATTAtcagctttgcttctttcttaGTAATCAACATAGGTACCCTACAACATTAACTGCTCCTTGGAAGAGAAGATGCATCATCTGCCATGACTGGGTTTTGTTGACCAATGTAGTCCATTCAGACTGTTCTCCTTGGATTTActtgtttctttctcccctcTAAATCAGGCAGAAGGGAAAGGTACTGAAATGTGGGAGAatatgactggaaaaaaattacaccCTCTTTATCTCCTTcagagtggaaaaaagaaagatttggaAGCTTTATAAATATTCTTCACATGCCACAAGTTACTGATTCCTACAGTGTATCTTTGTGTAGATTAGAAATGTAAACTAATTGCACTTTCATTTCTCATGTCAGGTCATATTCTTACTGCCCAACATTTAGTTTGTGATAACCAAACTGTGTCCTTATTTTCACTTTTGGAAAATCAAAACACACCAGCTTTAAAACTTTTCTGGATTTAATGTGATGGAGAGAACTGTTTGTCTGAAAGGTGTGTCAATGTTTATGGATCCTCAAGATAAGCAGTTAATTTTTAATCTTACAGATAGGAACTTGGAGGAAGGTAAAAATAGTTAAGAACCACATTTCTTGTGTATACTACATGTGTGCATTATATTTTAGGGGAGAATTTTATAATGTTGGAATTGGAAATGGTATCAAATGCGTGTGCCTATTAATTATGTCATTTGGTTTTCCAACAGGGTCTGTGTTTTAATGGAAGTGCTTTCGTTTTGTATCTCATTGCTGCCATTGTAGATGCATCTTCAGTTACCAAAGAACTGGACAGTCACAATTACAACAGCTGGGCAGCTTCTTC
This sequence is a window from Lathamus discolor isolate bLatDis1 chromosome 2, bLatDis1.hap1, whole genome shotgun sequence. Protein-coding genes within it:
- the CMTM8 gene encoding CKLF-like MARVEL transmembrane domain-containing protein 8 isoform X2, with translation MEPPVSQAQEQAPRPRSHTVTTTSSSFTANLSASSSTLAYDREFLRTLPGLFMVLGLLVWTLIAGTEYFLYPAFGWVMFVAVFYWVLTVFFLIIYMTMTYTRIPQVPWTMVGLCFNGSAFVLYLIAAIVDASSVTKELDSHNYNSWAASSFFAFVVTSCYAGNTYFSFISWQSRTLQ
- the CMTM8 gene encoding CKLF-like MARVEL transmembrane domain-containing protein 8 isoform X1 produces the protein MEPPVSQAQEQAPRPRSHTVTTTSSSFTANLSASSSTLAYDREFLRTLPGLFMVTEIVLGLLVWTLIAGTEYFLYPAFGWVMFVAVFYWVLTVFFLIIYMTMTYTRIPQVPWTMVGLCFNGSAFVLYLIAAIVDASSVTKELDSHNYNSWAASSFFAFVVTSCYAGNTYFSFISWQSRTLQ